From the Martelella mediterranea DSM 17316 genome, one window contains:
- the rpmC gene encoding 50S ribosomal protein L29 gives MKTSDVHAMSEDQLKDELAKLKKEQFNLRFQKATGQLEQTGRIKQVRRDIARVKTIASQKASASKA, from the coding sequence ATGAAAACCTCTGACGTACACGCCATGAGCGAAGACCAGCTCAAGGACGAACTCGCCAAGCTGAAGAAGGAGCAGTTCAACCTGCGCTTCCAGAAGGCGACCGGCCAGCTGGAGCAGACGGGCCGCATCAAGCAGGTTCGTCGCGACATCGCGCGTGTAAAGACAATCGCAAGCCAGAAGGCTTCGGCCTCCAAGGCCTGA
- the rplP gene encoding 50S ribosomal protein L16, with amino-acid sequence MLQPKRTKYRKQFKGRIHGVAKGGSDLAFGEYGLKAQEPNRVNAREIEAARRAITRHMKRAGRVWIRIFPDVPVTSKPTEVRMGKGKGGVDYWAAKVKPGRIMFEIDGVSEDIAREALRLGAAKLSVKTRFIQRIAE; translated from the coding sequence ATGTTGCAGCCAAAGCGTACAAAGTACCGCAAGCAGTTCAAGGGCCGCATCCATGGCGTTGCCAAGGGCGGCAGCGACCTGGCTTTCGGTGAATATGGGCTGAAGGCGCAGGAACCCAACCGCGTCAACGCACGCGAGATCGAGGCGGCCCGCCGCGCGATCACCCGTCACATGAAGCGTGCGGGCCGTGTATGGATCCGTATTTTCCCCGACGTTCCGGTCACCTCGAAGCCGACCGAAGTGCGTATGGGTAAAGGTAAGGGCGGCGTCGACTATTGGGCAGCCAAGGTCAAGCCCGGCCGGATCATGTTCGAAATCGACGGCGTGAGCGAAGACATTGCCCGCGAAGCCCTGCGTCTCGGCGCTGCCAAGCTTTCGGTCAAGACGCGCTTCATCCAGCGCATCGCCGAATAA
- the rpsC gene encoding 30S ribosomal protein S3, with translation MGQKINPIGFRLGINRTWDSRWFADNHEYGKLLHEDLKIRSYIQKELKQAGVSKVVIERPHKKCRVTIHSARPGLIIGKKGADIEKLRRKLGTMTDSEMHLNIVEVRKPETDATLVAQSIAQQLERRIAFRRAMKRSVQTAMRMGAEGIRIVCGGRLGGAEIARTEWYREGRVPLHTLRADIDYGTAEAETAYGICGIKVWIFKGEILEHDPMASERRATEGDNKGNSGNNRRRENA, from the coding sequence ATGGGTCAGAAAATCAATCCGATCGGCTTCCGCCTCGGTATCAACCGCACCTGGGACAGCCGCTGGTTCGCAGACAACCATGAATATGGCAAGCTTCTTCATGAAGACCTGAAGATCCGCAGCTATATTCAGAAGGAACTGAAGCAGGCTGGCGTTTCCAAGGTCGTGATCGAGCGTCCGCACAAGAAGTGCCGCGTGACGATCCACTCGGCGCGTCCGGGCCTGATCATCGGCAAGAAGGGCGCTGATATCGAAAAGCTGCGCCGCAAGCTTGGCACGATGACGGATTCGGAAATGCACCTCAACATCGTTGAAGTGCGCAAGCCGGAAACCGACGCCACGCTGGTTGCACAGTCGATCGCTCAGCAGCTCGAGCGCCGTATCGCGTTCCGCCGCGCCATGAAGCGTTCGGTTCAGACCGCGATGCGCATGGGCGCCGAAGGCATCCGTATCGTTTGCGGCGGCCGTCTCGGCGGCGCGGAAATCGCGCGTACCGAATGGTATCGCGAAGGCCGCGTTCCGCTTCACACGCTGCGCGCCGACATCGACTACGGCACGGCCGAAGCTGAAACCGCATACGGCATCTGCGGCATCAAGGTCTGGATCTTCAAGGGCGAAATCCTTGAGCACGATCCGATGGCCTCCGAGCGTCGCGCGACCGAAGGCGACAACAAGGGTAACAGCGGCAACAATCGCCGCCGCGAGAACGCCTGA
- the rplV gene encoding 50S ribosomal protein L22, whose amino-acid sequence MGKAKAARRLKENEAQAVTRTIRVSPQKLNLVAAMIRGKKVDRALAELEFSQKRVSETVRKTLESAIANAENNHDLDPDQLIVAEAYVGKSIVAKRFMVRGRGRASRILKPFSHLTIVVREVEEEAA is encoded by the coding sequence ATGGGCAAGGCAAAAGCCGCGCGCCGGCTTAAGGAAAATGAGGCGCAGGCCGTTACGCGCACCATCCGCGTCAGCCCGCAGAAGCTCAACCTCGTCGCCGCCATGATCCGCGGCAAGAAGGTTGACCGGGCGCTGGCCGAACTCGAATTCTCGCAGAAGCGGGTTTCCGAGACGGTCCGCAAGACGCTGGAATCGGCGATCGCGAATGCAGAAAACAACCACGATCTCGACCCTGACCAGCTCATCGTCGCGGAAGCCTATGTCGGCAAGTCGATTGTCGCGAAGCGCTTCATGGTTCGTGGTCGTGGCCGCGCATCGCGCATCCTGAAGCCGTTCTCGCACCTGACGATCGTCGTTCGCGAAGTCGAAGAGGAGGCCGCATAA
- the rpsS gene encoding 30S ribosomal protein S19 encodes MARSVWKGPFVDGYLLKKAEKVREGGRHEVIKIWSRRSTIMPQFVGLTFGVYNGSKHIPVSVSEDMVGHKFGEFAPTRTYYGHGADKKAKRK; translated from the coding sequence ATGGCTCGTTCAGTATGGAAGGGACCGTTCGTTGACGGCTATCTTCTCAAGAAGGCTGAGAAGGTTCGTGAAGGCGGCCGCCACGAAGTGATCAAGATCTGGAGCCGTCGCTCCACGATCATGCCGCAGTTCGTCGGCCTGACCTTCGGCGTCTACAATGGTTCGAAACACATTCCGGTTTCGGTATCGGAAGACATGGTCGGTCACAAGTTCGGCGAATTCGCGCCGACCCGTACCTATTATGGTCACGGCGCCGACAAGAAGGCGAAGAGGAAGTAA
- the rplB gene encoding 50S ribosomal protein L2, translating to MALKTFNPTTPSQRQLVIVERSELYKGKPVKALTQGLSSKGGRNNYGRVTARFQGGGHKRTYRMIDFKRRKFGVEGTVERLEYDPNRSAFIALINYADGELAYILAPQRLAVGDKVQAADSAIDVKPGNAMPLQNIPVGSIVHNVEMKPGKGGQIARSAGTYVQLVGRDQGMAILRLNSGEQRLVPGSCLATIGAVSNPDHSNTNDGKAGRSRWRGKRPHVRGVVMNPIDHPHGGGEGRTSGGRHPVSPWGKPTKGKRTRKNKSTDKFIMRSRHQKKK from the coding sequence ATGGCATTGAAAACATTCAATCCGACAACGCCGAGCCAGCGCCAACTGGTAATCGTCGAGCGTTCGGAGCTTTACAAGGGCAAGCCCGTCAAGGCGTTGACGCAGGGCCTGTCTTCGAAGGGTGGCCGTAACAACTACGGTCGCGTTACGGCGCGCTTCCAGGGCGGTGGCCACAAGCGCACCTATCGCATGATCGACTTCAAGCGTCGCAAGTTCGGCGTCGAGGGCACGGTCGAGCGTCTTGAATACGACCCGAACCGGTCGGCCTTCATCGCGCTGATCAACTACGCCGATGGCGAACTGGCCTACATCCTTGCTCCGCAGCGTCTGGCTGTCGGCGACAAGGTGCAGGCTGCAGACAGCGCCATCGACGTGAAGCCCGGCAATGCGATGCCGCTGCAGAACATCCCGGTCGGCTCGATCGTGCATAACGTCGAGATGAAGCCGGGCAAGGGCGGTCAGATCGCCCGTTCGGCAGGCACCTATGTGCAGCTGGTCGGTCGCGACCAGGGCATGGCGATCCTGCGGCTCAACTCCGGCGAACAGCGTCTGGTGCCGGGCTCTTGCCTTGCAACGATCGGCGCTGTATCGAACCCCGATCACTCCAACACGAATGACGGCAAGGCCGGTCGTTCGCGCTGGCGGGGCAAGCGTCCGCATGTTCGCGGCGTCGTCATGAACCCGATCGACCACCCGCACGGTGGTGGTGAAGGCCGCACCTCCGGTGGTCGTCACCCGGTCTCGCCCTGGGGCAAGCCCACCAAGGGCAAGCGTACGCGCAAGAACAAGTCGACCGACAAGTTCATCATGCGTTCGCGCCACCAGAAGAAGAAATAA
- a CDS encoding 50S ribosomal protein L23 — MSDIRHYDVIVSPVITEKSTLVSDNNQVVFNVAKTASKPEIKAAVEELFGVKVKAVNTLVRKGKIKRFRNFSGKQKDVKKAIVTLAEGQSVDVTTGV; from the coding sequence ATGAGCGATATCCGCCATTACGACGTGATCGTTTCGCCGGTCATCACTGAAAAATCGACCCTTGTTTCCGACAACAACCAGGTCGTGTTCAACGTTGCCAAGACTGCAAGCAAGCCCGAGATCAAGGCCGCCGTCGAAGAACTCTTCGGCGTCAAGGTCAAGGCGGTCAACACGCTTGTACGCAAGGGCAAGATCAAGCGCTTCCGGAATTTCTCCGGCAAGCAGAAGGACGTCAAGAAGGCGATCGTCACCCTGGCTGAAGGCCAGTCCGTGGACGTGACGACCGGCGTTTGA
- the rplD gene encoding 50S ribosomal protein L4, with protein MDLTVKTLEGKDAGKVSLKDEIFGLEPREDILARMVRYQLAAKRQGSHKVKGRSEVSLTGAKMYKQKGTGNARHHAKRAPQFRGGGVAHGPVVRDHSHDLPKKVRALALKHALSTKAKSEDLIIIDDLVAKEAKTKALLSQFTGLGLDNALIIGGAEVDGNFKLAARNIPNIDVLPVQGINVYDILRRGKLVLSKSAVEALEERFK; from the coding sequence ATGGATCTCACAGTTAAAACACTTGAGGGCAAGGACGCCGGCAAAGTCAGCCTGAAGGACGAGATCTTCGGCCTCGAGCCGCGCGAAGACATCCTCGCCCGCATGGTTCGCTACCAGCTCGCTGCCAAGCGTCAGGGTTCGCACAAGGTCAAGGGACGCTCGGAAGTGTCGCTGACCGGCGCCAAGATGTACAAGCAGAAGGGCACCGGTAACGCCCGCCACCACGCCAAGCGTGCGCCGCAGTTCCGCGGCGGTGGTGTTGCCCATGGTCCGGTCGTTCGCGATCACTCGCACGATCTGCCGAAAAAGGTCCGCGCGCTCGCTCTGAAGCATGCGCTGTCGACCAAGGCGAAGTCCGAGGACCTGATCATCATCGACGATCTGGTTGCCAAGGAAGCCAAGACCAAGGCGCTGCTTTCGCAGTTCACCGGTCTCGGCCTCGACAACGCGCTGATCATCGGCGGTGCGGAAGTGGACGGCAACTTCAAGCTGGCGGCCCGCAACATTCCGAATATCGATGTTCTGCCGGTTCAGGGCATCAACGTGTATGACATCCTGCGCCGCGGCAAGCTCGTGCTGTCGAAGTCTGCGGTCGAAGCTCTGGAGGAGCGGTTCAAATGA
- the rplC gene encoding 50S ribosomal protein L3, whose translation MRSGVIAQKVGMTRVFTDAGEHIPVTVLRMEGCQVVSTRTKEKNGYTAVQLGAGRSKVKNTSKALRGHFAAGSVEPKAKLVEFRVSEDNLLDVGAELTASHFVSGQLVDVTGTTIGKGFAGAMKRHNFGGLRATHGVSVSHRSHGSTGSNQDPGKVWKGKKMAGHMGQTRVTTQNLEVVRTDEERGLILVKGAVPGSKGAWITVRDAVKSGVPENAPRPAGLRAAETNGAE comes from the coding sequence ATGCGTTCAGGTGTGATAGCACAGAAGGTGGGAATGACCCGCGTCTTCACAGACGCAGGAGAGCATATCCCTGTAACAGTTTTGCGAATGGAAGGCTGCCAGGTCGTCTCCACGCGCACCAAGGAAAAGAACGGCTACACCGCCGTTCAGCTCGGCGCCGGCCGCTCGAAGGTCAAGAACACCTCGAAGGCGCTGCGCGGGCACTTTGCCGCCGGCTCCGTCGAGCCGAAGGCCAAGCTCGTCGAATTCCGCGTGTCGGAAGACAACCTGCTCGATGTTGGCGCCGAACTGACGGCCAGCCACTTCGTTTCGGGCCAGCTCGTCGACGTCACCGGCACCACCATCGGTAAGGGTTTTGCCGGTGCGATGAAGCGCCACAACTTCGGCGGCCTTCGCGCCACCCACGGCGTTTCGGTCTCGCACCGCTCGCACGGCTCGACCGGTTCCAACCAGGACCCGGGCAAGGTCTGGAAGGGCAAGAAGATGGCCGGTCACATGGGCCAGACCCGCGTCACCACGCAGAACCTCGAGGTTGTCCGCACTGATGAAGAGCGCGGCCTGATCCTAGTCAAGGGCGCCGTTCCCGGTTCGAAGGGCGCCTGGATTACGGTTCGCGATGCCGTGAAGTCCGGTGTTCCTGAAAATGCGCCGCGGCCTGCCGGCCTGCGTGCGGCTGAAACCAATGGAGCCGAATAA
- the rpsJ gene encoding 30S ribosomal protein S10 has product MNGQNIRIRLKAFDHRILDASTREIVSTAKRTGANVRGPVPLPTRIEKFTVNRGPHIDKKSREQFEMRTHKRLLDIVDPTPQTVDALMKLDLAAGVDVEIKL; this is encoded by the coding sequence ATGAACGGCCAGAATATCCGCATCCGCCTGAAGGCGTTTGATCACCGGATCCTTGATGCCTCCACGCGTGAGATCGTTTCGACGGCCAAGCGCACGGGCGCCAATGTTCGCGGTCCGGTTCCGCTTCCGACGCGGATCGAGAAGTTCACGGTCAACCGTGGCCCGCATATCGACAAGAAGAGCCGCGAGCAGTTTGAAATGCGCACCCACAAGCGCCTGCTCGACATTGTCGACCCGACCCCGCAGACCGTTGACGCGCTGATGAAGCTCGATCTGGCTGCCGGCGTGGACGTTGAAATCAAGCTCTGA
- the tuf gene encoding elongation factor Tu — protein sequence MAKAKFERSKPHVNIGTIGHVDHGKTSLTAAITKYFGDFRAYDQIDAAPEEKARGITISTAHVEYETDKRHYAHVDCPGHADYVKNMITGAAQMDGAILVVSAADGPMPQTREHILLARQVGVPAIVVFLNKVDQVDDEELLELVEMEVRELLDSYEFPGDEIPIIKGSALAALEDSDKKIGEDAVRELMAAVDDYIPTPERPIDQPFLMPIEDVFSISGRGTVVTGRVERGIVKVGEEVEIVGIKDTQKTTVTGVEMFRKLLDQGQAGDNIGALIRGVQRDQVERGQILCKPGSVTPHTVFKAEAYILTKDEGGRHTPFFTNYRPQFYFRTTDVTGVVTLPEGTEMVMPGDNVTVDVELIVPIAMEEKLRFAIREGGRTVGAGIVASIIK from the coding sequence ATGGCAAAAGCAAAGTTTGAGCGGAGCAAGCCGCACGTAAACATCGGCACGATCGGCCACGTTGACCATGGCAAGACGTCGCTGACGGCAGCGATCACGAAGTATTTCGGCGATTTCCGCGCGTATGACCAGATCGACGCGGCTCCGGAAGAAAAGGCCCGCGGCATCACCATCTCGACCGCGCACGTCGAGTATGAGACCGACAAGCGTCACTACGCCCACGTCGACTGCCCCGGCCACGCCGACTATGTGAAGAACATGATCACCGGCGCTGCCCAGATGGACGGCGCGATCCTGGTTGTGTCCGCCGCCGACGGCCCGATGCCGCAGACCCGCGAGCACATCCTGCTTGCCCGTCAGGTTGGCGTTCCGGCGATCGTCGTGTTCCTGAACAAGGTCGACCAGGTCGATGACGAAGAGCTGCTCGAGCTCGTCGAAATGGAAGTCCGCGAGCTGCTCGACTCTTACGAGTTCCCCGGCGACGAAATCCCGATCATCAAGGGTTCGGCTCTGGCCGCTCTCGAAGATTCGGACAAGAAGATCGGCGAAGACGCCGTTCGCGAACTGATGGCCGCCGTCGACGACTACATCCCGACGCCCGAGCGTCCGATCGACCAGCCCTTCCTGATGCCGATCGAAGACGTGTTCTCGATCTCGGGTCGCGGTACGGTCGTGACCGGTCGCGTCGAGCGCGGCATCGTTAAGGTTGGCGAGGAAGTCGAGATCGTCGGTATCAAGGACACGCAGAAGACGACGGTTACCGGCGTTGAGATGTTCCGCAAGCTGCTCGACCAGGGCCAGGCCGGCGACAACATCGGCGCGCTTATCCGCGGCGTCCAGCGCGATCAGGTCGAGCGCGGCCAGATCCTCTGCAAGCCCGGTTCGGTCACCCCGCACACCGTGTTCAAGGCAGAAGCCTACATCCTGACGAAGGACGAAGGCGGCCGTCATACGCCGTTCTTCACCAACTATCGTCCGCAGTTCTACTTCCGCACCACGGACGTGACCGGTGTCGTCACGCTGCCGGAAGGCACGGAAATGGTTATGCCGGGCGACAACGTCACGGTTGACGTCGAGCTGATCGTTCCGATCGCGATGGAAGAAAAGCTGCGCTTCGCGATCCGCGAAGGCGGCCGTACCGTCGGCGCCGGCATCGTCGCCTCGATCATCAAGTAA
- the fusA gene encoding elongation factor G yields MARDYKIEDYRNFGIMAHIDAGKTTTTERILFYTGKSHKIGEVHDGAATMDWMEQEQERGITITSAATTTFWEGRDGKKRRFNIIDTPGHVDFTIEVERSLRVLDGAVALLDANAGVEPQTETVWRQADKYNVPRMIFCNKMDKIGADFYRSVSMVKSRLGATPVVIQLPIGAENDFAGVIDLIEMKALVWDGEHLGAQWDVTDIPADMKDKAEEYRELMIETIVDIDEEAMEAYLEGNMPDNDKIRELIRKGTINVEFFPMLCGSAFKNKGVQPLLDAVVDFLPSPVEIPAIKGIDVKTEAEISRKADDNEPLSMLAFKIMNDPFVGSLTFCRVYSGTIEKGSGVMNTVKEKRERVGRMLQMHSNSRSDIDVAYAGDIVALAGLKETTTGDTLCDPLKPVILERMEFPEPVIRIAIEPKTKADQEKMGLALNRLAAEDPSFRVATDEESGQTIIAGMGELHLDILVDRMKREFKVEANVGAPQVAYRETITQAHEEDYTHKKQSGGSGQFARVKIIFEPNPDGEDFVFESKIVGGSVPKEYIPGVQKGIESVLSSGPLAGFPMLGIKATLVDGAYHDVDSSVLAFEIASRACFREAARKAGAQLLEPIMKVEVVTPEDYVGDVIGDLNSRRGQIQGQEPRGNATVIEAQVPLANMFKYVDTLRSMSQGRAQYSMVFDHNAPVPSNVAQEIQAKYSGQK; encoded by the coding sequence ATGGCTCGCGACTACAAAATCGAAGACTACCGCAATTTCGGGATCATGGCGCATATCGACGCTGGCAAGACCACGACGACCGAGCGCATCCTGTTTTATACCGGCAAGTCTCATAAGATCGGTGAAGTCCACGACGGTGCTGCTACCATGGACTGGATGGAGCAGGAGCAGGAGCGCGGCATCACGATCACGTCCGCTGCGACGACCACCTTCTGGGAAGGTCGCGACGGCAAGAAGCGCCGCTTCAACATCATCGACACCCCCGGCCACGTTGACTTCACCATCGAAGTCGAGCGTTCGCTGCGCGTGCTTGACGGTGCTGTCGCCCTTCTCGACGCCAATGCCGGTGTTGAGCCGCAGACGGAAACCGTCTGGCGTCAGGCTGACAAGTACAACGTTCCGCGGATGATCTTCTGCAACAAGATGGACAAGATCGGCGCCGACTTCTATCGCTCGGTCTCCATGGTGAAGTCCCGTCTCGGCGCGACCCCGGTTGTCATCCAGCTGCCGATCGGCGCTGAAAACGACTTCGCCGGCGTGATCGACCTGATCGAGATGAAGGCTCTGGTCTGGGATGGCGAGCATCTTGGTGCTCAGTGGGACGTCACCGACATCCCGGCTGACATGAAGGACAAGGCCGAAGAGTACCGCGAGCTGATGATCGAGACGATCGTCGATATCGACGAGGAAGCCATGGAGGCTTACCTCGAAGGCAATATGCCCGATAACGACAAGATCCGCGAACTCATCCGCAAGGGTACGATCAACGTCGAGTTCTTCCCGATGCTGTGCGGCTCGGCGTTCAAGAACAAGGGCGTTCAGCCGCTGCTCGACGCTGTTGTCGACTTCCTGCCGTCGCCGGTCGAAATTCCCGCGATCAAGGGTATCGACGTCAAGACCGAGGCCGAAATCTCGCGTAAGGCCGATGACAACGAGCCGCTGTCGATGCTGGCGTTCAAGATCATGAACGACCCCTTCGTCGGTTCGCTGACCTTCTGCCGTGTCTATTCCGGCACGATCGAAAAGGGATCGGGCGTTATGAACACGGTCAAGGAAAAGCGCGAGCGCGTCGGCCGCATGCTGCAGATGCACTCGAACTCCCGTTCGGACATTGACGTGGCTTATGCCGGCGATATCGTCGCGCTTGCCGGCCTCAAGGAGACCACCACCGGTGACACGCTCTGCGATCCGCTGAAGCCTGTTATCCTGGAGCGGATGGAGTTCCCCGAGCCGGTTATCCGGATCGCGATCGAGCCGAAGACCAAGGCCGATCAGGAAAAGATGGGTCTCGCCCTCAACCGTCTGGCCGCCGAGGATCCGTCCTTCCGGGTTGCCACTGACGAAGAGTCCGGTCAGACCATCATCGCCGGCATGGGCGAGCTTCACCTCGACATCCTCGTCGACCGCATGAAGCGCGAGTTCAAGGTCGAGGCCAATGTCGGCGCGCCGCAGGTGGCCTACCGCGAAACGATCACGCAGGCTCACGAGGAAGACTACACCCACAAGAAGCAGTCGGGTGGTTCGGGTCAGTTCGCGCGCGTCAAGATTATTTTCGAACCCAATCCGGATGGCGAGGATTTCGTATTCGAATCCAAGATCGTCGGCGGTTCCGTTCCGAAGGAATATATTCCTGGCGTTCAGAAGGGTATCGAAAGCGTTCTGTCCTCCGGTCCGCTGGCAGGCTTCCCGATGCTCGGCATCAAGGCCACGCTGGTTGACGGTGCCTACCATGATGTCGACTCGTCGGTTCTCGCCTTCGAAATCGCATCGCGCGCCTGCTTCCGCGAAGCAGCCCGCAAGGCTGGCGCCCAGCTTCTCGAGCCGATCATGAAGGTCGAGGTCGTGACGCCTGAAGATTACGTCGGCGATGTCATCGGCGACCTGAACTCCCGTCGCGGTCAGATCCAGGGTCAGGAACCGCGCGGCAACGCGACGGTGATCGAAGCCCAGGTTCCGCTCGCCAACATGTTCAAATATGTCGACACGCTGCGCTCGATGTCGCAGGGCCGCGCCCAGTATTCGATGGTCTTCGACCACAATGCGCCGGTGCCTTCGAATGTGGCACAGGAAATTCAGGCGAAATACTCCGGTCAGAAGTGA
- the rpsG gene encoding 30S ribosomal protein S7 yields MSRRHSAEKREINPDPKFGDLVITKFMNAVMLHGKKSVAESIVYGALDAVEGKLKQNPVEVFHQALDNVAPHVEVRSRRVGGATYQVPVDVRPERRQALAIRWLIAAARKRNETTMIERLSGELMDASSNRGSAVKKREDTHKMADANRAFSHYRW; encoded by the coding sequence ATGTCACGACGCCACAGTGCAGAAAAGCGTGAGATCAACCCGGATCCCAAGTTCGGCGATCTGGTGATCACCAAGTTCATGAATGCCGTCATGCTGCACGGCAAGAAGTCGGTCGCCGAATCGATCGTCTACGGCGCGCTCGACGCTGTCGAAGGCAAGCTGAAGCAGAACCCGGTTGAGGTTTTCCATCAGGCCCTCGACAACGTTGCTCCGCACGTTGAGGTTCGCTCCCGTCGTGTTGGCGGTGCTACCTACCAGGTTCCCGTCGACGTCCGTCCCGAGCGCCGCCAGGCGCTTGCCATCCGCTGGTTGATTGCTGCCGCGCGCAAGCGCAACGAAACCACCATGATCGAGCGCCTGTCCGGCGAGCTCATGGATGCTTCGAGCAATCGCGGCTCCGCCGTCAAGAAGCGTGAAGACACGCACAAGATGGCCGATGCCAACCGCGCATTCTCGCATTACCGCTGGTAA
- the rpsL gene encoding 30S ribosomal protein S12, with translation MPTVNQLIRKPRQPQVKRNKVPALEQNPQKRGVCTRVYTTTPKKPNSALRKVAKIRLTNGFEVIGYIPGEGHNLQEHSVVMIRGGRVKDLPGVRYHIIRGVLDTQGVKNRKQRRSKYGAKRPK, from the coding sequence ATGCCTACCGTAAACCAATTGATCCGCAAGCCGCGTCAGCCCCAGGTGAAGCGGAATAAGGTTCCGGCTCTGGAGCAGAACCCGCAGAAGCGCGGCGTTTGCACCCGCGTCTACACCACGACGCCGAAGAAGCCGAACTCGGCGCTTCGTAAGGTTGCCAAGATCCGCCTGACCAACGGCTTTGAAGTCATTGGCTATATCCCGGGCGAAGGCCACAACCTGCAGGAACACTCCGTCGTTATGATCCGCGGCGGCCGCGTGAAGGACTTGCCGGGCGTGCGTTACCACATCATCCGTGGCGTGCTCGATACCCAGGGCGTCAAGAATCGTAAGCAGCGTCGTTCGAAGTACGGTGCGAAGCGTCCGAAGTAA